ACCATTTGCGTGCCGCTTTGAATCAAGGTCGGGGAGTGATGCTCTTCCTCAATCATGTTGGCAACGTCGGTTGCATACCTGCGGCGCTCGGGCCAAGAGGTTATGATCTGTCCATCACAGGAAACGCCATGCCCCGTCCTTACCTCGAAAAGAAAGTGACCAAACTCTACGAGCACGGAGGCGTGAAGAGAATACTGGTTGGGGAACAATTGCCCTTCAAAGCTGCTCGGATCTTTAAGCGAAACGGGATTTTCGCCACCTTCATGGATTACACAGTGGTTGAGAAGTTGAATTACTGGCTGCCTTTCGGAAACGCCGAACTCAACACCAACATTGGTCCGGCGATTTTAGCTTTGCGGAATAATGCAACGATCCTCTATGCGACCTGTCGCCGGTTGCCTCATCGGGGCCACTGTCTAACGATCCACCGACCAGACGCATTTGCTCCAACAGGAGATACAATCCCTGATGCCTTGACGGTGACAACCAGTACCATCGATTTCATTGCACGTGAACTGCAGCTTCGCCCGGAGCAATGGTGGCCATGGGATTGCGCTCAGCTTCGCCCTAAACCGAATGTGCAGGCAGCCCAGGATATTTTTGTCAATGCATCGGTGGTTAGCCAAACTCATTGATGAAAACGGGAAGTCAGGCAGACCAGCGCGCCAAGAGTACAGATGACGCAACTGCGCAAGCTGTGGCGTCAGTTTTTTTCAGACTCTATCTGCTGATACTTCGGCTCTTAAGCAAACTCGCAATGCCACGAGCCTTTGCTGTGTCTCTGCTCGTGAATCCCCTGCTCACTTTTCCCATTCGCCATCAAAGAAGAAGAAACTTCGCGCTGCTTTTTCCTGACCCTGCACACACTCCACAGAAGCGTCGTCAGCTCGAAAAAGATCACTTAAAATATCTCGCGTTTGTGAGGGCGGAGATGGCTCACATTTTCCTAAGCATGAAGCCCGAGGATGTTCGGCAACGATCCTCGCTTTCGGGCGGACAGCATTTGGAAGCGGCTTTATCGAAAGGTAGAGGCGTCTTGATTATAGAAGGACATTCAGGTCATTGGAACTGCACTCCGGCATTGCTGTGCGCACTCGGCTACCCGGTCACCGCTGTGATCAATCCCAATCCTCTTCGTGGCGCCAACTTCCGAATGCTTCACGAAGGAGCCGGTAAGGCGTTGGGGATTAAGCTCGCTTTTGTTGGACAGGATGCTTATTCATCAGCAAAGGAATCATTTCGAAACAACCAGATCTTTTATCTCAATTTTGACATCGCCGTCCGAACCAGGCACACGAAATGGTTTCCTTTTGGTAATGCTGCCATCCTTGCAGATCTTGGCCCTGCTGTTATGGCTCTGCGGCATCGGGTTCCTGTTCTCTACGCACAAAACACACTTACGGAACGCGGCGCTGAGATCACTCTGACTCCCGCAGCCGATGCCTTGTCCAGCTCCATGGAAAAGCCATCGGCAGAAAAACTCATGCATTCCTGGCTGGCCCAGTTTCAGAAAACGGTTTCAGCACAGCCTGAACAGTGGTGGGCTTTGAATTACATCGCACTGGCAGATAAAACTGTTCTGAACAATCCTGAGTTGCGCGAAGTTGAT
The sequence above is drawn from the Pedosphaera parvula Ellin514 genome and encodes:
- a CDS encoding lysophospholipid acyltransferase family protein, with the translated sequence MPRPESQPGLIHRWHLERLGHPSTKTKPPLPRRLLRSCMDGLATALDASFFNGLNCLPHKHAFSLSMAAGVAQRLGAASRSMTNMRFVLGMEGRSTHDWKRLWAEHQRHVGTTAIESIHFGSMDREELLDRVRLEGEDHLRAALNQGRGVMLFLNHVGNVGCIPAALGPRGYDLSITGNAMPRPYLEKKVTKLYEHGGVKRILVGEQLPFKAARIFKRNGIFATFMDYTVVEKLNYWLPFGNAELNTNIGPAILALRNNATILYATCRRLPHRGHCLTIHRPDAFAPTGDTIPDALTVTTSTIDFIARELQLRPEQWWPWDCAQLRPKPNVQAAQDIFVNASVVSQTH
- a CDS encoding lysophospholipid acyltransferase family protein produces the protein MKTGSQADQRAKSTDDATAQAVASVFFRLYLLILRLLSKLAMPRAFAVSLLVNPLLTFPIRHQRRRNFALLFPDPAHTPQKRRQLEKDHLKYLAFVRAEMAHIFLSMKPEDVRQRSSLSGGQHLEAALSKGRGVLIIEGHSGHWNCTPALLCALGYPVTAVINPNPLRGANFRMLHEGAGKALGIKLAFVGQDAYSSAKESFRNNQIFYLNFDIAVRTRHTKWFPFGNAAILADLGPAVMALRHRVPVLYAQNTLTERGAEITLTPAADALSSSMEKPSAEKLMHSWLAQFQKTVSAQPEQWWALNYIALADKTVLNNPELREVDETCNAGPNSK